A region of Nerophis ophidion isolate RoL-2023_Sa linkage group LG28, RoL_Noph_v1.0, whole genome shotgun sequence DNA encodes the following proteins:
- the LOC133545623 gene encoding E3 ubiquitin-protein ligase TRIM17-like isoform X2, translating to MAHGGVVLDRDQFSCSVCLDVLKEPVTIPCGHSYCSDCIRRCWDRQNNSGVFKCPQCRQAFSPRPELCRNTLLADLLETLMQSGPQKAGQSPAKREYKEAMRQVFNKLDPDDRKCIQDELDSKDEKTMVYRRSFLRMEKKQLEEQKKQIEKTLVEDQNMLEQTKEEAREMVEKSREALNRIRSLEEEFIGWRQDEVDENQKKLDKIMKTLKDNDQEYEELMQEHLEDIHAWVGNVAQRCFY from the exons ATGGCTCATGGCGGGGTGGTCCTGGACAGAGACCAGTTCAGCTGCTCGGTGTGCCTGGATGTCCTGAAGGAGCCGGTGACCATTCCATGCGGCCATAGTTACTGCTCCGACTGCATCCGCCGCTGCTGGGACCGACAAAACAACTCGGGGGTCTTCAAGTGCCCTCAATGTCGACAGGCTTTCAGCCCCAGGCCGGAGCTCTGTCGAAACACCTTACTGGCTGACTTGTTGGAAACACTTATGCAAAGTGGACCACAGAAGGCAGGCCAAAGTCCGGCAAAGAGGGAGTACAAGGAG GCCATGCGacaagtatttaataaattagacCCGGATGACCGGAAATGTATTCAGGATGAGTTGGATTCCAAGGATGAAAAAACAATGGTCTACAGAAGGTCTTTTCTCAGAATGGAGAAGAAGCAAC TTGAGGAGCAGAAGAAGCAGATTGAGAAGACGCTGGTTGAAGACCAGAACATGTTGGAACAGACCAAGGAGGAGGCAAGGGAGATGGTGGAAAAGTCAAGGGAAGCGTTGAACAGGATTAGGAGTTTGGAGGAGGAATTCATTGGTTGGAGGCAGGATGAAGTGGACGAGAACCAGAAGAAGCTTGACAAGATCATGAAGACGTTGAAAGACAACGACCAGGAGTATGAAGAGCTGATGCAAGAACACCTTGAGGATATCCATGCATGGGTTG GGAATGTCGCTCAAAGGTGTTTCTACTAG
- the LOC133545620 gene encoding E3 ubiquitin-protein ligase TRIM17-like isoform X1, translating to MMAIGVVVLDKDHFNCSVCLDVLKEPVTIPCGHSYCSDCIRSCWDKENNFRVFKCPQCRKTFDPRPELGLNTLLADMVEWFKQSELQEALVGPSLAKRKHRAISQAMRQVLNKLEPDEQEYLQDELDSKGQETRVYRMAFLTAEKKQLKGQKTHMETMLIKHQKVLEKTKNKARDMVENAREMVENAREKEDEDKVTVGKARKMLQRREKKAIEMTDLSQAEVDGHQKELDQIVRKLKDNDKEYEELMREHLEGLHAGVGNVAPPCSDELGEGEAPRDEALSCEGPREEALSYEGPREEALSYEGPRDEDEPVLAKKAKSMT from the exons AT GATGGCTATCGGAGTGGTGGTCCTGGACAAAGACCACTTCAACTGCTCGGTGTGCCTGGATGTCCTGAAGGAGCCAGTGACCATTCCATGCGGCCATAGTTACTGCTCCGACTGCATCCGCAGCTGCTGGGACAAAGAAAACAACTTTAGGGTCTTTAAGTGCCCTCAATGTCGAAAGACTTTCGACCCGAGGCCAGAGCTCGGCCTAAACACCTTACTGGCTGACATGGTGGAGTGGTTTAAGCAAAGTGAACTCCAGGAGGCGTTGGTGGGTCCAAGTCTGGCGAAGAGGAAGCACAGGGCGATCAGCCAG GCCATGCGACAAGTACTGAATAAATTAGAGCCGGACGAGCAGGAATATCTCCAGGATGAGTTGGATTCCAAGGGACAAGAGACAAGGGTGTACAGAATGGCTTTTCTCACGGCAGAGAAGAAGCAAC TCAAGGGGCAGAAGACGCATATGGAGACGATGCTGATTAAACATCAGAAAGTCTTGGAAAAGACCAAGAACAAGGCAAGGGATATGGTGGAAAATGCACGGGAGATGGTGGAAAATGCGCGGGAGAAGGAGGACGAGGACAAGGTGACGGTGGGAAAGGCGAGGAAGATGTTGCAGAGGCGCGAAAAGAAAGCCATCGAGATGACGGATTTGAGTCAGGCTGAAGTGGACGGACATCAAAAGGAGCTGGACCAGATCGTGAGGAAGTTGAAGGACAACGACAAGGAGTATGAAGAGCTGATGCGAGAACACCTCGAAGGGCTCCATGCAGGGGTTG GGAATGTTGCTCCACCATGTTCCGACGAGCTTGGAGAAGGCGAGGCTCCAAGGGACGAGGCTCTGAGCTGCGAGGGTCCGAGGGAGGAGGCTCTGAGCTACGAGGGTCCGAGGGAGGAGGCTCTGAGCTACGAGGGTCCGAGGGACGAGGATGAGCCGGTCCTAGCAAAGAAGGCTAAGAGCATGACTTAA
- the LOC133545620 gene encoding E3 ubiquitin-protein ligase TRIM17-like isoform X2 has product MMAIGVVVLDKDHFNCSVCLDVLKEPVTIPCGHSYCSDCIRSCWDKENNFRVFKCPQCRKTFDPRPELGLNTLLADMVEWFKQSELQEALVGPSLAKRKHRAISQAMRQVLNKLEPDEQEYLQDELDSKGQETRVYRMAFLTAEKKQLKGQKTHMETMLIKHQKVLEKTKNKARDMVENAREMVENAREKEDEDKVTVGKARKMLQRREKKAIEMTDLSQAEVDGHQKELDQIVRKLKDNDKEYEELMREHLEGLHAGVGMLLHHVPTSLEKARLQGTRL; this is encoded by the exons AT GATGGCTATCGGAGTGGTGGTCCTGGACAAAGACCACTTCAACTGCTCGGTGTGCCTGGATGTCCTGAAGGAGCCAGTGACCATTCCATGCGGCCATAGTTACTGCTCCGACTGCATCCGCAGCTGCTGGGACAAAGAAAACAACTTTAGGGTCTTTAAGTGCCCTCAATGTCGAAAGACTTTCGACCCGAGGCCAGAGCTCGGCCTAAACACCTTACTGGCTGACATGGTGGAGTGGTTTAAGCAAAGTGAACTCCAGGAGGCGTTGGTGGGTCCAAGTCTGGCGAAGAGGAAGCACAGGGCGATCAGCCAG GCCATGCGACAAGTACTGAATAAATTAGAGCCGGACGAGCAGGAATATCTCCAGGATGAGTTGGATTCCAAGGGACAAGAGACAAGGGTGTACAGAATGGCTTTTCTCACGGCAGAGAAGAAGCAAC TCAAGGGGCAGAAGACGCATATGGAGACGATGCTGATTAAACATCAGAAAGTCTTGGAAAAGACCAAGAACAAGGCAAGGGATATGGTGGAAAATGCACGGGAGATGGTGGAAAATGCGCGGGAGAAGGAGGACGAGGACAAGGTGACGGTGGGAAAGGCGAGGAAGATGTTGCAGAGGCGCGAAAAGAAAGCCATCGAGATGACGGATTTGAGTCAGGCTGAAGTGGACGGACATCAAAAGGAGCTGGACCAGATCGTGAGGAAGTTGAAGGACAACGACAAGGAGTATGAAGAGCTGATGCGAGAACACCTCGAAGGGCTCCATGCAGGGGTTG GAATGTTGCTCCACCATGTTCCGACGAGCTTGGAGAAGGCGAGGCTCCAAGGGACGAGGCTCTGA
- the LOC133545623 gene encoding E3 ubiquitin-protein ligase TRIM58-like isoform X1, giving the protein MAHGGVVLDRDQFSCSVCLDVLKEPVTIPCGHSYCSDCIRRCWDRQNNSGVFKCPQCRQAFSPRPELCRNTLLADLLETLMQSGPQKAGQSPAKREYKEVSQAMRQVFNKLDPDDRKCIQDELDSKDEKTMVYRRSFLRMEKKQLEEQKKQIEKTLVEDQNMLEQTKEEAREMVEKSREALNRIRSLEEEFIGWRQDEVDENQKKLDKIMKTLKDNDQEYEELMQEHLEDIHAWVGNVAQRCFY; this is encoded by the exons ATGGCTCATGGCGGGGTGGTCCTGGACAGAGACCAGTTCAGCTGCTCGGTGTGCCTGGATGTCCTGAAGGAGCCGGTGACCATTCCATGCGGCCATAGTTACTGCTCCGACTGCATCCGCCGCTGCTGGGACCGACAAAACAACTCGGGGGTCTTCAAGTGCCCTCAATGTCGACAGGCTTTCAGCCCCAGGCCGGAGCTCTGTCGAAACACCTTACTGGCTGACTTGTTGGAAACACTTATGCAAAGTGGACCACAGAAGGCAGGCCAAAGTCCGGCAAAGAGGGAGTACAAGGAGGTCAGTCAG GCCATGCGacaagtatttaataaattagacCCGGATGACCGGAAATGTATTCAGGATGAGTTGGATTCCAAGGATGAAAAAACAATGGTCTACAGAAGGTCTTTTCTCAGAATGGAGAAGAAGCAAC TTGAGGAGCAGAAGAAGCAGATTGAGAAGACGCTGGTTGAAGACCAGAACATGTTGGAACAGACCAAGGAGGAGGCAAGGGAGATGGTGGAAAAGTCAAGGGAAGCGTTGAACAGGATTAGGAGTTTGGAGGAGGAATTCATTGGTTGGAGGCAGGATGAAGTGGACGAGAACCAGAAGAAGCTTGACAAGATCATGAAGACGTTGAAAGACAACGACCAGGAGTATGAAGAGCTGATGCAAGAACACCTTGAGGATATCCATGCATGGGTTG GGAATGTCGCTCAAAGGTGTTTCTACTAG
- the LOC133545622 gene encoding E3 ubiquitin-protein ligase TRIM58-like isoform X2: MAHGRVVLDRDRFNCSVCLDVLKEPVTIPCGHSYCNDCIRSYWDRGDHPEVFKCPQCPRTFDRRPELCRNTLLADLLERLKQSGHLEALLGQSLAKRKDRAISQVMRRLLDKLNPDDQKLVQDELDSMKAKTRVYRMAFLAIEKKQLEDEKPRIEKKMIRDQKRLEKTKNKARESLEAFEEKLRKQERQAKKMVDTSQAKVNNTQEELDQIMKKLKDNDREYEDLVQDRLEVIRAWLENGMPHCSYQLGEGEAPRDQGLRDDAEPVPAKKAKDTF, from the exons ATGGCTCATGGCAGGGTGGTCCTGGACAGGGACCGGTTCAACTGCTCGGTGTGCCTGGATGTCCTGAAGGAGCCAGTGACCATTCCGTGCGGCCATAGTTACTGCAACGACTGCATCCGCAGCTACTGGGACCGAGGTGACCACCCGGAGGTCTTCAAGTGCCCTCAATGTCCGCGGACTTTCGACCGCAGGCCGGAGCTCTGCCGAAACACATTACTGGCCGACTTGTTGGAAAGACTCAAGCAAAGTGGACACCTGGAGGCGTTGCTGGGTCAAAGTCTGGCGAAGAGGAAGGACAGGGCGATCAGTCAG GTGATGCGACGACTATTGGACAAATTAAACCCGGATGACCAGAAacttgtccaggatgagttggaTTCCATGAAGGCAAAGACAAGGGTTTACAGGATGGCGTTTCTGGCGATAGAGAAGAAGCAAC TTGAGGATGAGAAGCCGCGGATAGAGAAAAAGATGATCCGAGACCAAAAAAGGTTGGAGAAGACCAAGAACAAGGCACGGGAGAGTTTGGAAGCGTTCGAGGAGAAGTTGAGGAAGCAAGAAAGGCAGGCGAAGAAGATGGTTGACACCAGTCAGGCTaaagtcaacaacacccaggaggAACTGGACCAGATCATGAAGAAGCTGAAGGACAATGACCGGGAGTATGAAGACCTGGTGCAAGATCGCCTTGAGGTGATCCGTGCATGGCTTG AGAATGGAATGCCGCACTGTTCCTACCAGCTTGGAGAGGGCGAGGCCCCGAGGGACCAGGGTCTGAGGGACGACGCCGAGCCGGTCCCGGCAAAGAAAGCTAAGGACACTTTCTAA
- the LOC133545622 gene encoding E3 ubiquitin-protein ligase TRIM58-like isoform X1: MAHGRVVLDRDRFNCSVCLDVLKEPVTIPCGHSYCNDCIRSYWDRGDHPEVFKCPQCPRTFDRRPELCRNTLLADLLERLKQSGHLEALLGQSLAKRKDRAISQQQVMRRLLDKLNPDDQKLVQDELDSMKAKTRVYRMAFLAIEKKQLEDEKPRIEKKMIRDQKRLEKTKNKARESLEAFEEKLRKQERQAKKMVDTSQAKVNNTQEELDQIMKKLKDNDREYEDLVQDRLEVIRAWLENGMPHCSYQLGEGEAPRDQGLRDDAEPVPAKKAKDTF, translated from the exons ATGGCTCATGGCAGGGTGGTCCTGGACAGGGACCGGTTCAACTGCTCGGTGTGCCTGGATGTCCTGAAGGAGCCAGTGACCATTCCGTGCGGCCATAGTTACTGCAACGACTGCATCCGCAGCTACTGGGACCGAGGTGACCACCCGGAGGTCTTCAAGTGCCCTCAATGTCCGCGGACTTTCGACCGCAGGCCGGAGCTCTGCCGAAACACATTACTGGCCGACTTGTTGGAAAGACTCAAGCAAAGTGGACACCTGGAGGCGTTGCTGGGTCAAAGTCTGGCGAAGAGGAAGGACAGGGCGATCAGTCAG CAACAGGTGATGCGACGACTATTGGACAAATTAAACCCGGATGACCAGAAacttgtccaggatgagttggaTTCCATGAAGGCAAAGACAAGGGTTTACAGGATGGCGTTTCTGGCGATAGAGAAGAAGCAAC TTGAGGATGAGAAGCCGCGGATAGAGAAAAAGATGATCCGAGACCAAAAAAGGTTGGAGAAGACCAAGAACAAGGCACGGGAGAGTTTGGAAGCGTTCGAGGAGAAGTTGAGGAAGCAAGAAAGGCAGGCGAAGAAGATGGTTGACACCAGTCAGGCTaaagtcaacaacacccaggaggAACTGGACCAGATCATGAAGAAGCTGAAGGACAATGACCGGGAGTATGAAGACCTGGTGCAAGATCGCCTTGAGGTGATCCGTGCATGGCTTG AGAATGGAATGCCGCACTGTTCCTACCAGCTTGGAGAGGGCGAGGCCCCGAGGGACCAGGGTCTGAGGGACGACGCCGAGCCGGTCCCGGCAAAGAAAGCTAAGGACACTTTCTAA